In a genomic window of Tursiops truncatus isolate mTurTru1 chromosome 7, mTurTru1.mat.Y, whole genome shotgun sequence:
- the CATIP gene encoding ciliogenesis-associated TTC17-interacting protein yields MSSKVQSKGFKAKDHQPSAQESLPPTEANAEAVNFLNSLRQEELLTLFFSETLVMVSDTGEPQGELTIEVQRGKYKDQFGVTEYFPFVHAFSRSSMDKIPCGNSILGYLSWKLEVVEQHNKEFIKFHALPMERKMSLLKQDDQLAMTRIIKEGEEVKTEVTFFPWHSIAGFVSQAANLVLLRVMAWRQTVPSNARFLALDTEGKLCYSTYQGLGSQTIQVGHQQVEAFIVEQTVHSEEGIPVSCQFYLLSDGHLAKRIQVGSPGCCMITKVPTLREVDDIEPQPVFEKKPLVWEEDMELYSKFVDRKEELRLSHNSYLRQHPEAQALISDFLLFLLLHQPADVVTFAAEYFGPFAMRRPPTPSLRSSNRPCPFHELEPEGLEGEEG; encoded by the exons ATGTCTTCCAAAGTTCAATCCAAAG GCTTCAAAGCCAAGGATCACCAGCCCTCAGCCCAAGAGAGTCTGCCACCCACAGAGGCCAATGCTGAAGCCGTCAACTTCCTCAACTCCCTCC GGCAAGAGGAGCTGCTGACGCTATTCTTCTCGGAGACTCTGGTCATGGTCTCCGACACAGGGGAGCCTCAGGGAGAGCTGACCATTGAGGTGCAGAGAGGGAAATACAAAGACCAGTTTGGTGTCACGGAGTACTTCCCATTTGTGCATGCCTTTAGCCGCAGCTCCATGGACAAAATACCCTGCGGAAACTCCATTCTGG GCTATCTCTCGTGGAAACTGGAGGTTGTGGAACAACATAATAAGGAGTTCATCAAG TTCCACGCCCTCCCCATGGAACGGAAGATGAGTTTGCTGAAGCAGGATGATCAGCTGGCCATGACCAGAATCATCAAGGAGGGTGAG GAAGTGAAGACCGAAGTGACTTTCTTCCCCTGGCACTCCATTGCGGGCTTCGTCTCCCAGGCTGCCAACCTGGTGTTGCTGAGGGTGATGGCCTGGAGGCAGACAGTGCCCAGCAACGCCCGTTTCCTGGCCTTGGACACCGAGGGCAAACTCTGCTATTCCACTTAC CAAGGCCTGGGCTCCCAGACGATCCAGGTGGGCCATCAGCAGGTGGAAGCGTTCATTGTGGAGCAGACTGTACACTCGGAAGAGGGCATCCCCGTGTCCTGCCAGTTTTACCTGCTCTCTGATGG GCACCTGGCCAAGAGGATCCAGGTGGGCTCCCCGGGGTGCTGCATGATCACCAAGGTGCCCACCTTGAGGGAGGTGG ATGATATTGAGCCTCAGCCAGTGTTTGAGAAGAAACCCCTGGTGTGGGAGGAGGACATGGAGCTCTACTCGAAGTTCGTGGACCGGAAG GAGGAGCTCCGTCTCAGCCACAACAGCTATCTGCGGCAGCACCCCGAGGCCCAGGCGCTCATCTCCGACTTCCTGCTCTTCCTGCTGCTACACCAGCCGGCCGATGTGGTCACCTTCGCCGCCGAGTACTTCGGCCCCTTTGCGATGCGACGCCCGCCCACTCCGTCCTTGCGCTCCTCCAACCGGCCCTGCCCCTTCCACGAGCTGGAGCCGGAGGGCCTCGAGGGCGAGGAGGGCTAG